The DNA segment GAACCGGCCTGGCCTGCGACGACGGCGAGTGGGCGCGCGGCCAGGCGTGGGCGTTCGAGCAGTCGATGGGCCTGGTGTGGCACTACCGCCACACCAACCCGGTGATGTCCGGGATCGGCCGCCGGACCTTGGAGCGGATCCTGGCCGACCCGGCGGTCTGACTACCAGTCCAGGTACTGCCTCTTCCAGGTGGCGAAGGCGCCGCCGACCTCGTCCTGAGCCGTGGCGATCACCTCGGCCGGGTCGTCGGCGGGCTGCAGGCCGAACTGCTCGTCGAGCCAGGCCACGAACTCGTCGTGGTAGTCGGCGTGCTCGTCCTCGTCGCCGCGGTAGAAGACGACCTCGTCGTGGCCGACCATCGGCTCGCTGTCGAAGGCGAGCAGCTGGAACAGCTCACGCACGTTGCGGGCGATCACGTGCTCGCCGCCCTCGTCGCCGAAGACGATGACCGGGGCGTCGCTGAGATCAAGGCTGGTGTCGCGCTTCCACAGGGCGTAGAACGATCCGCCGCCGGTGGCGCGGGCGAACGGGATCAGGCCGGACAGGAAACCGGGGTCCTTCGACCAGCCGGCTTCCAGGCCCGAGGTGTCGTTCCAGTCGTCCAGGCCGAAGCACTCCGAGTACGACTCGTAGCCGTAGCGCTCCTGGAAGGCGTGCAGCTGGTTCAGCTCCGGAACCGGGGAGTATGCGGTGCTCACAGCGGCCGAGCCTACCCAAACCGACGGTCCGCGATATGAGCGACCTGATATTTAAACATTTGCAGATGTAAATGGAAGAGTGGGCCTCAGCGGCGTCGCCCACCGGCGTCCGCCCCTACTGAGGAGGACCCCCACATGCGCAGATGGCGAACCCTTCTGGCGACCGCGGCGGCGGCGTTCACCGCTGCCACCATGGGCGTGCTGGCCGCACCCTCGGCCGCGGTCGCTGACGACGTCAGCCCGTACGTCGTCGGCGGCACCCGCGCCGCCCAGGGCGAATTCCCGTTCATGGTGCGGCTGTCGATGGGCTGCGGCGGCGCCCTCTACAGCAAGAACCTGGTGCTGACCGCCGCGCATTGCGTGAGCCGGACCGGCACCAACACGTCGATCACCGCCACCCTCGGCACCGTTGACCTGCAGTCCAGCAGCCGGATCACGGTACGGTCGAACTACGTCTACCGGGCGCCCGGCTACAACGGCAACGGCGACGACTGGGCGTTCATCCGGCTCGCCACCCCGGTCACCACCCTCGCCACCCTGCCGATCGCGACGTCCACCGCCTACGACTCGGGCACCTTCACCATCTCCGGCTGGGGCGCCGCGAGTGAGGGCGGGTCGCAGCAGCGTTACCTGCTCAAGGCCACGGTTCCGTTCGTCAGTGACACGACGTGCAATTCCAGTTCCATGTACGGCGGGGAAGTGATCGCTGCCGAGGAGATCTGTGCCGGCTACACCTCCGGTGGTGTGGACACCTGTCAGGGTGACTCCGGCGGACCGATGTTCCGCCGCGACGCCTCCAACGCCTGGATCCAGGTGGGCATCGTCAGCTGGGGCGACGGGTGTGCCCGCCCGAACAAGCCCGGCGTCTACACGCAGGTCAGCTACTTCTCGTCGGCGATCCGGTCGGCGGCCGCCTCGCTCGGCGGCTGACCTTCTGCCTCTGGCAGACGCGGTGGTGAGCCGGCCTCGATCCGGACATCATCGGAGCCTATGACCGAACAGAATCTGGCACTGCGGGTGCGGCGGGACGCTTCGAACGACCGCCCGCCCGCGGTGCTGCTTCCGGCTACCGGCAAGACCGCGGCCGACTGGGACCAGGTCATCCCTGCCGGCCGCACTGTCGTGGCGGTGGACCTGCGGGGACACGGGGACAGCTTCTGGCCCGGCTCGTACGAGTTGCCGCGGTTCGCGGACGATGTCGCCGGGATGCTCGAAGACTTGGATCTTGGAGCCGTGGACCTGGTGGGCCATTCGCTGGGTGGCCTGGTCGCCTGCCTCGTGGCGTCGTCCCGACCGGAACTGATCAGGCGGCTCGTGGTGGAGGACATCGGGATCCTGCATCCTCGGACGCCGTCCATGCCATCGCGGCCCGCGGGTGAGCTGCCGTTCGACTGGCGGATGGTGGAGCAGGTCCGAGCGCAGATCGATTCACCGGACACGGCTTTCTGGCGGTCGGTCGCTGCGGGAATCGGTGCTCGGACCCTGATAGTGGCGGGCGGCGCGGCCAGTCCGGTGCCGCAGGAACAGGTGGCCGAACTGGCTGCGGTGATCCCCGATGCGCGTCTCGTGACGATCGAATCCGGTCATCTGGTGCATGAGACGCGGCCGGTCGAGTTCCGGCGGGTGGTCGAGGCGTTCCTGGATGACGAGGGGTAGGCAGGGCGGGAGCGATGCGGTCCCCCGCCCTCACCTCGTCCTGCTACTTGGTGGCGCTTTCTTCCTGAGCGGCTTCTTCATCCTGAGCCGCGCCTTCGTCGGCCGCGCCTTCCTCAGCGGCACCTTCCTCGGCCGCACCTTCTTCAGCCGCGCCTTCCTCGCCCGCTGCGCCCTCGTCGGCGGCACCGGCACCGGCGGCTACCGCCTTGGCGTCGGCGAGCGCGAGGCAGGACTGGAGCAGGGTCTTCTGGGCGGATGCCACGGCAGCGGCGGCGGCTTCGGCGTCGACAGCACCGGCGTCCTCACCGGCAGCGCCTTCCTCAGCTGCGCCTTCCTCGGCGGCACCCTCTTCAGCAGCGCCTTCCTCAGCCGCGCCTTCCTCAGCAGCGCCCTTTCCGGCGCCGGCGCCCTTGCCCTTCTCGGCCGCCTTCTCCTTGGCCGCGGCCTTCTTCAGGATCTTGGCGTATTTCTTGGCTTGCGCCTTGTACGCGGCCTTCGCAGCCTTGGACCCGGGAGCAGCAGCCTTGTCGCCGGCGCCGGCCTCGGCAGCGGCACCGGCCTCATCGGCAGGGATCGCCTCCTCAGCGGCGCCCGCCTCGCCTTCGGCACCCGCCTCGCCTTCGGCACCGGCTTCACCCTCGGCGCCCGCTTCCTCTCCGGCGCCCGCTTCCTCCTCGGCGCCAGCTCCGGCTTCGGCTGCTGCCACGTCGGCGGCGAAGGTGTCGCAGGCCGTCTCCAGGGCCACCGCCGAAGCGGCTGCGGCATCACCCGGCGCCTGTTGCTCGACCGGTGCCAGCTCCTCGCCGTCACAGACCACTGCACCGGCGTTGACCTGCAGTTCCGTACACTGCGAGACGTCGAATTGCTGGCCGTCCACACTCACCAGATCGGCGGCCTTCGTATCGGTACCGGCCGAGGCCAGCTGTACTCCGGTCACCCCGGTGGCGACCAGCACTCCTGCGACGACGACAGCTCCGATGGTCTTCCGCCGGTTGCCGTCGTTGCGTCGGTACGAACGCGACCTCATGAACACTCCTCGTCGTGGACGTCGATGTCACCCCGGTCGGGGGCTCATACGGGCCGTGACGCTTCCGCGGTTCAACGGGGTTTTCCGCGATCAATACCGGACAGGGTGAAAACCCCTGCTCAAACGGCAACCTGTGAATCAGCTTATTGACGAGATCACCCGTCGGAGCCGGGCCTTTCGGGGCATCATGACCGCATGACGGAAACCCTCGCTGTGAACAAGGATGCGGCCGAGGTGATCTGGAGCCGGGCCGGCGCCGACCTGGGCGACGGCGACGGCGACCGGCACCTCCGGGCGCTGCTGCTCGTCGACGGCATCGTCCGCAATTGCGGGCCCGCCCACGCGGCGACCTGCTGCGAACCGGCCGAATTGTCGGCCGCCGCCGAGGCGTGCCGCTACCTGGGCCTGGACGGCCTCGCCGCGGTGATCAGGGAGCTGCCGTCGGCGACCGAGGGCGAGGACGCCGAGCGGCGCGTCGACGACGAATACTACGAGCTGGCGCCGGACGACGCGACGCTGCGGCAGGCGTTCGCGGCACGCTTCGCGAAGACCCCCGACGACTTCGCGGTGATCACCGCTCGGAGGTTCCCGCGCTACCGGACCGCGGAGGGCTGAGCCCCTGGAGGACACCTTCCCG comes from the Actinoplanes sp. OR16 genome and includes:
- a CDS encoding trypsin-like serine protease, with amino-acid sequence MRRWRTLLATAAAAFTAATMGVLAAPSAAVADDVSPYVVGGTRAAQGEFPFMVRLSMGCGGALYSKNLVLTAAHCVSRTGTNTSITATLGTVDLQSSSRITVRSNYVYRAPGYNGNGDDWAFIRLATPVTTLATLPIATSTAYDSGTFTISGWGAASEGGSQQRYLLKATVPFVSDTTCNSSSMYGGEVIAAEEICAGYTSGGVDTCQGDSGGPMFRRDASNAWIQVGIVSWGDGCARPNKPGVYTQVSYFSSAIRSAAASLGG
- a CDS encoding alpha/beta fold hydrolase, which encodes MTEQNLALRVRRDASNDRPPAVLLPATGKTAADWDQVIPAGRTVVAVDLRGHGDSFWPGSYELPRFADDVAGMLEDLDLGAVDLVGHSLGGLVACLVASSRPELIRRLVVEDIGILHPRTPSMPSRPAGELPFDWRMVEQVRAQIDSPDTAFWRSVAAGIGARTLIVAGGAASPVPQEQVAELAAVIPDARLVTIESGHLVHETRPVEFRRVVEAFLDDEG